A part of Oncorhynchus clarkii lewisi isolate Uvic-CL-2024 chromosome 17, UVic_Ocla_1.0, whole genome shotgun sequence genomic DNA contains:
- the LOC139370409 gene encoding trafficking kinesin-binding protein 1-like isoform X5 — protein sequence MECDLLERVDRGSHDVSTLTELCSGGDSEVEIVSLLSEGLPNYTLRADCMFGYDHDDWLHTPLLPPEVALGLTHNQIEETLKYFLLCSERVGQVTKTYHDIEAVTHLLEENEEHQTAVVLQKERDLELAARIGQSLLKQNRDLTARNELMDEQLEIAKEEIAQLRHELSMRDDLLHLYASTEEIENASDSHALMKRNESSNSLSNFVNYDFIQQKLKGLEEENLKLRCEANELTSETSNYEEQEQELMMVCVEELTSVNKQVVDLSDELARKVEDTLRQQEEISSLLAQIVNLQARCKRLTTDNEELTQHLSASRESQSQLKSELNYLQDKYSECEDMLREAREDIKNLRNKSLPNSTVQRYSSLSAVFPMDSLAAEIEGTFRKGLDVPAPTEYKNHPWRVFETVKVVNQASRLRSRCHSPGQVPGSSPVSLRSSRASTPRTSYYGSDSASLTLEDKPPSAVSRLAEMAHTEDSSVSGPKRLGMPGMPGGQDLEAALRCLSDRQQSHASERPFFEVERERKLRALAAVCQRGSEKGEGVGELGSSGFLTPNDSLVSSSVASTGTNYSNGSSLHSSAGSGGSRSYLPDRLQIVKPLEGSVTLHNWQQLAKPNLGGILHPRPGVLTKDFRELEIDLQHVYSLNDLEEDEPDLLQLSHGLAAGAHGTMVTPPSSGPNLPQTPPTHTVTTCRRHHPSLLLPSFSTRMWSIILNLLRKQHVTHLLGLLSWTPWPLCSS from the exons ATGGAGTGCGACCTCCTGGAAAGAGTGGATAGGGGAAGCCATGATGTGTCCACCCTCACTG AACTTTGTTCAGGTGGCGATAGTGAGGTGGAGATAGTGAGCCTGCTGTCTGAGGGACTGCCTAACTACACTCTGCGGGCAGACTGCATGTTTGGCTACGACCACGACGACTGGCTCCACACTCCTCTGCTGCCCCCTGAGGTTGCCCTGGGACTCACACACAACCAGATAGAAGAGACACTCAAGTACTTCT TGCTGTGTTCAGAGAGAGTGGGCCAGGTCACTAAGACGTACCATGACATCGAGGCTGTCACCCACCTACTGGAAGAG AATGAAGAACATCAAACCGCTGTCGTCTTGCAGAAAGAGCGGGACCTCGAGTTGGCGGCCCGGATCGGCCAATCACTGCTCAAGCAGAATCGGGATCTAACGGCACGGAATGAGTTAATGGACGAGCAGCTGGAGATCGCTAAGGAAGAG ATAGCCCAGCTGCGACATGAGCTCTCCATGAGAGACGACCTGCTCCACTTGTACGCCAGCACAGAGGAGATCGAGAACGCCTCCGACTCACACGCACT AATGAAGAGGAACGAGTCGTCTAACTCCCTCAGTAACTTTGTAAATTATGACTTCATACAGCAGAAACTCAAAGGTCTGGAGGAGGAGAACCTCAAACTACGCTGTGAG GCCAATGAACTGACGTCAGAGACCTCTAACTATGAGGAACAAGAGCAGGAGCtgatgatggtgtgtgtggaAGAACTCA CTTCTGTGAATAAGCAGGTGGTGGACCTGTCTGATGAGTTGGCCCGTAAGGTGGAGGACACCCTCAGGCAGCAGGAGGAGATCAGCTCCCTGCTCGCACAAATAGTCAACCTGCAGGCACGCTGCAAAAGG CTCACCACTGACAACGAAGAGCTGACCCAGCACCTGAGTGCCTCGCGGGAGAGCCAATCACAGCTCAAATCAGAG CTAAACTACCTGCAGGACAAGTACTCAGAGTGTGAGGACATGCTACGGGAGGCCAGAGAGGACATTAAGAACCTGCGCAACAAGAGCCTGCCCAACAGCACGGTGCAGCGCTACAGCTCCCTATCAGCCGTGTTCCCCATGGACTCCCTGGCAGCAGAGATAGAGGGCACCTTCCGCAAGGGCCTGGATGTCCCCGCCCCTACCGAGTACAA GAATCACCCGTGGCGCGTGTTTGAGACGGTGAAGGTGGTGAACCAAGCGTCGAGGCTGCGGTCGCGGTGCCACTCCCCCGGCCAGGTGCCCGGCTCCAGCCCTGTGTCGCTGCGCTCCAGCCGTGCCTCCACCCCCCGTACCAGCTACTACGGCTCAGATAGCGCCAGCCTCACCTTGGAGGACAAACCACCTAGTGCCGTATCGAGACTGGCAGAGATGGCACACACTGAGGACAGCAG TGTAAGTGGCCCTAAGCGTCTGGGTATGCCGGGCATGCCTGGAGGCCAGGACCTTGAAGCCGCCCTCCGCTGTTTATCTGACCGCCAGCAGAGCCATGCCTCAGAGCGCCCCTTCTTTGAGGTGGAGCGTGAACGCAAACTCCGCGCCCTGGCCGCCGTCTGCCAGCGGGGCAGCGAGAAGGGTGAGGGGGTGGGCGAGCTGGGCTCCAGCGGGTTCCTTACGCCCAACGACAGCCTGGTGTCCAGCTCGGTGGCGTCGACAGGCACCAACTACTCCAATGGCAGCTCGCTGCACTCCTCGGCCGGATCGGGGGGCTCGCGGTCCTACCTACCTGACCGCCTGCAGATTGTCAAGCCCCTGGAAG GCTCAGTGACCCTGCACAACTGGCAGCAGCTGGCCAAGCCCAACCTGGGAGGTATCCTGCACCCTCGCCCGGGGGTCCTCACCAAAGACTTCCGGGAGCTGGAGATCGACCTCCAACACGTCTACAGCCTCAATGACCTGGAGGAGGACGAGCCTGACCTATTACAGCTCTCCCATGGCCTGGCTGCTGGAGCCCACGGCACCATGG TCACTCCTCCATCCTCTGGCCCCAACCTACCCCAGACCCCTCCCACCCACACCGTCACCACCTGTCGGCGCCACCACCCATccctcctgctcccctccttctccaccaG GATGTGGTCCATTATCTTGAATCTACTTCGTAAGCAACATGTCACACACTTGCTTGGCTTGCTATCATGGACACCATGGCCCCTGTGCTCATCTTAA
- the LOC139370409 gene encoding trafficking kinesin-binding protein 1-like isoform X8: MECDLLERVDRGSHDVSTLTELCSGGDSEVEIVSLLSEGLPNYTLRADCMFGYDHDDWLHTPLLPPEVALGLTHNQIEETLKYFLLCSERVGQVTKTYHDIEAVTHLLEENEEHQTAVVLQKERDLELAARIGQSLLKQNRDLTARNELMDEQLEIAKEEIAQLRHELSMRDDLLHLYASTEEIENASDSHALMKRNESSNSLSNFVNYDFIQQKLKGLEEENLKLRCEANELTSETSNYEEQEQELMMVCVEELTSVNKQVVDLSDELARKVEDTLRQQEEISSLLAQIVNLQARCKRLTTDNEELTQHLSASRESQSQLKSELNYLQDKYSECEDMLREAREDIKNLRNKSLPNSTVQRYSSLSAVFPMDSLAAEIEGTFRKGLDVPAPTEYKNHPWRVFETVKVVNQASRLRSRCHSPGQVPGSSPVSLRSSRASTPRTSYYGSDSASLTLEDKPPSAVSRLAEMAHTEDSSVSGPKRLGMPGMPGGQDLEAALRCLSDRQQSHASERPFFEVERERKLRALAAVCQRGSEKGEGVGELGSSGFLTPNDSLVSSSVASTGTNYSNGSSLHSSAGSGGSRSYLPDRLQIVKPLEGSVTLHNWQQLAKPNLGGILHPRPGVLTKDFRELEIDLQHVYSLNDLEEDEPDLLQLSHGLAAGAHGTMGPSDWVRENDQALTLEPSIWITCLLWSISP, from the exons ATGGAGTGCGACCTCCTGGAAAGAGTGGATAGGGGAAGCCATGATGTGTCCACCCTCACTG AACTTTGTTCAGGTGGCGATAGTGAGGTGGAGATAGTGAGCCTGCTGTCTGAGGGACTGCCTAACTACACTCTGCGGGCAGACTGCATGTTTGGCTACGACCACGACGACTGGCTCCACACTCCTCTGCTGCCCCCTGAGGTTGCCCTGGGACTCACACACAACCAGATAGAAGAGACACTCAAGTACTTCT TGCTGTGTTCAGAGAGAGTGGGCCAGGTCACTAAGACGTACCATGACATCGAGGCTGTCACCCACCTACTGGAAGAG AATGAAGAACATCAAACCGCTGTCGTCTTGCAGAAAGAGCGGGACCTCGAGTTGGCGGCCCGGATCGGCCAATCACTGCTCAAGCAGAATCGGGATCTAACGGCACGGAATGAGTTAATGGACGAGCAGCTGGAGATCGCTAAGGAAGAG ATAGCCCAGCTGCGACATGAGCTCTCCATGAGAGACGACCTGCTCCACTTGTACGCCAGCACAGAGGAGATCGAGAACGCCTCCGACTCACACGCACT AATGAAGAGGAACGAGTCGTCTAACTCCCTCAGTAACTTTGTAAATTATGACTTCATACAGCAGAAACTCAAAGGTCTGGAGGAGGAGAACCTCAAACTACGCTGTGAG GCCAATGAACTGACGTCAGAGACCTCTAACTATGAGGAACAAGAGCAGGAGCtgatgatggtgtgtgtggaAGAACTCA CTTCTGTGAATAAGCAGGTGGTGGACCTGTCTGATGAGTTGGCCCGTAAGGTGGAGGACACCCTCAGGCAGCAGGAGGAGATCAGCTCCCTGCTCGCACAAATAGTCAACCTGCAGGCACGCTGCAAAAGG CTCACCACTGACAACGAAGAGCTGACCCAGCACCTGAGTGCCTCGCGGGAGAGCCAATCACAGCTCAAATCAGAG CTAAACTACCTGCAGGACAAGTACTCAGAGTGTGAGGACATGCTACGGGAGGCCAGAGAGGACATTAAGAACCTGCGCAACAAGAGCCTGCCCAACAGCACGGTGCAGCGCTACAGCTCCCTATCAGCCGTGTTCCCCATGGACTCCCTGGCAGCAGAGATAGAGGGCACCTTCCGCAAGGGCCTGGATGTCCCCGCCCCTACCGAGTACAA GAATCACCCGTGGCGCGTGTTTGAGACGGTGAAGGTGGTGAACCAAGCGTCGAGGCTGCGGTCGCGGTGCCACTCCCCCGGCCAGGTGCCCGGCTCCAGCCCTGTGTCGCTGCGCTCCAGCCGTGCCTCCACCCCCCGTACCAGCTACTACGGCTCAGATAGCGCCAGCCTCACCTTGGAGGACAAACCACCTAGTGCCGTATCGAGACTGGCAGAGATGGCACACACTGAGGACAGCAG TGTAAGTGGCCCTAAGCGTCTGGGTATGCCGGGCATGCCTGGAGGCCAGGACCTTGAAGCCGCCCTCCGCTGTTTATCTGACCGCCAGCAGAGCCATGCCTCAGAGCGCCCCTTCTTTGAGGTGGAGCGTGAACGCAAACTCCGCGCCCTGGCCGCCGTCTGCCAGCGGGGCAGCGAGAAGGGTGAGGGGGTGGGCGAGCTGGGCTCCAGCGGGTTCCTTACGCCCAACGACAGCCTGGTGTCCAGCTCGGTGGCGTCGACAGGCACCAACTACTCCAATGGCAGCTCGCTGCACTCCTCGGCCGGATCGGGGGGCTCGCGGTCCTACCTACCTGACCGCCTGCAGATTGTCAAGCCCCTGGAAG GCTCAGTGACCCTGCACAACTGGCAGCAGCTGGCCAAGCCCAACCTGGGAGGTATCCTGCACCCTCGCCCGGGGGTCCTCACCAAAGACTTCCGGGAGCTGGAGATCGACCTCCAACACGTCTACAGCCTCAATGACCTGGAGGAGGACGAGCCTGACCTATTACAGCTCTCCCATGGCCTGGCTGCTGGAGCCCACGGCACCATGG GTCCGTCAGATTGGGTAAGGGAGAACGATCAGGCATTGACACTGGAACCTTCTATTTGGATAACATGTCTACTGTGGTCCATATCCCCCTAA
- the LOC139370409 gene encoding trafficking kinesin-binding protein 1-like isoform X9 codes for MECDLLERVDRGSHDVSTLTELCSGGDSEVEIVSLLSEGLPNYTLRADCMFGYDHDDWLHTPLLPPEVALGLTHNQIEETLKYFLLCSERVGQVTKTYHDIEAVTHLLEENEEHQTAVVLQKERDLELAARIGQSLLKQNRDLTARNELMDEQLEIAKEEIAQLRHELSMRDDLLHLYASTEEIENASDSHALMKRNESSNSLSNFVNYDFIQQKLKGLEEENLKLRCEANELTSETSNYEEQEQELMMVCVEELTSVNKQVVDLSDELARKVEDTLRQQEEISSLLAQIVNLQARCKRLTTDNEELTQHLSASRESQSQLKSELNYLQDKYSECEDMLREAREDIKNLRNKSLPNSTVQRYSSLSAVFPMDSLAAEIEGTFRKGLDVPAPTEYKNHPWRVFETVKVVNQASRLRSRCHSPGQVPGSSPVSLRSSRASTPRTSYYGSDSASLTLEDKPPSAVSRLAEMAHTEDSSVSGPKRLGMPGMPGGQDLEAALRCLSDRQQSHASERPFFEVERERKLRALAAVCQRGSEKGEGVGELGSSGFLTPNDSLVSSSVASTGTNYSNGSSLHSSAGSGGSRSYLPDRLQIVKPLEGSVTLHNWQQLAKPNLGGILHPRPGVLTKDFRELEIDLQHVYSLNDLEEDEPDLLQLSHGLAAGAHGTMAFALAACPLVGAVSI; via the exons ATGGAGTGCGACCTCCTGGAAAGAGTGGATAGGGGAAGCCATGATGTGTCCACCCTCACTG AACTTTGTTCAGGTGGCGATAGTGAGGTGGAGATAGTGAGCCTGCTGTCTGAGGGACTGCCTAACTACACTCTGCGGGCAGACTGCATGTTTGGCTACGACCACGACGACTGGCTCCACACTCCTCTGCTGCCCCCTGAGGTTGCCCTGGGACTCACACACAACCAGATAGAAGAGACACTCAAGTACTTCT TGCTGTGTTCAGAGAGAGTGGGCCAGGTCACTAAGACGTACCATGACATCGAGGCTGTCACCCACCTACTGGAAGAG AATGAAGAACATCAAACCGCTGTCGTCTTGCAGAAAGAGCGGGACCTCGAGTTGGCGGCCCGGATCGGCCAATCACTGCTCAAGCAGAATCGGGATCTAACGGCACGGAATGAGTTAATGGACGAGCAGCTGGAGATCGCTAAGGAAGAG ATAGCCCAGCTGCGACATGAGCTCTCCATGAGAGACGACCTGCTCCACTTGTACGCCAGCACAGAGGAGATCGAGAACGCCTCCGACTCACACGCACT AATGAAGAGGAACGAGTCGTCTAACTCCCTCAGTAACTTTGTAAATTATGACTTCATACAGCAGAAACTCAAAGGTCTGGAGGAGGAGAACCTCAAACTACGCTGTGAG GCCAATGAACTGACGTCAGAGACCTCTAACTATGAGGAACAAGAGCAGGAGCtgatgatggtgtgtgtggaAGAACTCA CTTCTGTGAATAAGCAGGTGGTGGACCTGTCTGATGAGTTGGCCCGTAAGGTGGAGGACACCCTCAGGCAGCAGGAGGAGATCAGCTCCCTGCTCGCACAAATAGTCAACCTGCAGGCACGCTGCAAAAGG CTCACCACTGACAACGAAGAGCTGACCCAGCACCTGAGTGCCTCGCGGGAGAGCCAATCACAGCTCAAATCAGAG CTAAACTACCTGCAGGACAAGTACTCAGAGTGTGAGGACATGCTACGGGAGGCCAGAGAGGACATTAAGAACCTGCGCAACAAGAGCCTGCCCAACAGCACGGTGCAGCGCTACAGCTCCCTATCAGCCGTGTTCCCCATGGACTCCCTGGCAGCAGAGATAGAGGGCACCTTCCGCAAGGGCCTGGATGTCCCCGCCCCTACCGAGTACAA GAATCACCCGTGGCGCGTGTTTGAGACGGTGAAGGTGGTGAACCAAGCGTCGAGGCTGCGGTCGCGGTGCCACTCCCCCGGCCAGGTGCCCGGCTCCAGCCCTGTGTCGCTGCGCTCCAGCCGTGCCTCCACCCCCCGTACCAGCTACTACGGCTCAGATAGCGCCAGCCTCACCTTGGAGGACAAACCACCTAGTGCCGTATCGAGACTGGCAGAGATGGCACACACTGAGGACAGCAG TGTAAGTGGCCCTAAGCGTCTGGGTATGCCGGGCATGCCTGGAGGCCAGGACCTTGAAGCCGCCCTCCGCTGTTTATCTGACCGCCAGCAGAGCCATGCCTCAGAGCGCCCCTTCTTTGAGGTGGAGCGTGAACGCAAACTCCGCGCCCTGGCCGCCGTCTGCCAGCGGGGCAGCGAGAAGGGTGAGGGGGTGGGCGAGCTGGGCTCCAGCGGGTTCCTTACGCCCAACGACAGCCTGGTGTCCAGCTCGGTGGCGTCGACAGGCACCAACTACTCCAATGGCAGCTCGCTGCACTCCTCGGCCGGATCGGGGGGCTCGCGGTCCTACCTACCTGACCGCCTGCAGATTGTCAAGCCCCTGGAAG GCTCAGTGACCCTGCACAACTGGCAGCAGCTGGCCAAGCCCAACCTGGGAGGTATCCTGCACCCTCGCCCGGGGGTCCTCACCAAAGACTTCCGGGAGCTGGAGATCGACCTCCAACACGTCTACAGCCTCAATGACCTGGAGGAGGACGAGCCTGACCTATTACAGCTCTCCCATGGCCTGGCTGCTGGAGCCCACGGCACCATGG CCTTTGCTCTCGCAGCCTGTCCACTCGTGGGAGCTGTGAGCATCTGA
- the LOC139370409 gene encoding trafficking kinesin-binding protein 1-like isoform X7: MECDLLERVDRGSHDVSTLTELCSGGDSEVEIVSLLSEGLPNYTLRADCMFGYDHDDWLHTPLLPPEVALGLTHNQIEETLKYFLLCSERVGQVTKTYHDIEAVTHLLEEKERDLELAARIGQSLLKQNRDLTARNELMDEQLEIAKEEIAQLRHELSMRDDLLHLYASTEEIENASDSHALMKRNESSNSLSNFVNYDFIQQKLKGLEEENLKLRCEANELTSETSNYEEQEQELMMVCVEELTSVNKQVVDLSDELARKVEDTLRQQEEISSLLAQIVNLQARCKRLTTDNEELTQHLSASRESQSQLKSELNYLQDKYSECEDMLREAREDIKNLRNKSLPNSTVQRYSSLSAVFPMDSLAAEIEGTFRKGLDVPAPTEYKNHPWRVFETVKVVNQASRLRSRCHSPGQVPGSSPVSLRSSRASTPRTSYYGSDSASLTLEDKPPSAVSRLAEMAHTEDSSVSGPKRLGMPGMPGGQDLEAALRCLSDRQQSHASERPFFEVERERKLRALAAVCQRGSEKGEGVGELGSSGFLTPNDSLVSSSVASTGTNYSNGSSLHSSAGSGGSRSYLPDRLQIVKPLEGSVTLHNWQQLAKPNLGGILHPRPGVLTKDFRELEIDLQHVYSLNDLEEDEPDLLQLSHGLAAGAHGTMVTPPSSGPNLPQTPPTHTVTTCRRHHPSLLLPSFSTSGRKRWSKHFLQL; encoded by the exons ATGGAGTGCGACCTCCTGGAAAGAGTGGATAGGGGAAGCCATGATGTGTCCACCCTCACTG AACTTTGTTCAGGTGGCGATAGTGAGGTGGAGATAGTGAGCCTGCTGTCTGAGGGACTGCCTAACTACACTCTGCGGGCAGACTGCATGTTTGGCTACGACCACGACGACTGGCTCCACACTCCTCTGCTGCCCCCTGAGGTTGCCCTGGGACTCACACACAACCAGATAGAAGAGACACTCAAGTACTTCT TGCTGTGTTCAGAGAGAGTGGGCCAGGTCACTAAGACGTACCATGACATCGAGGCTGTCACCCACCTACTGGAAGAG AAAGAGCGGGACCTCGAGTTGGCGGCCCGGATCGGCCAATCACTGCTCAAGCAGAATCGGGATCTAACGGCACGGAATGAGTTAATGGACGAGCAGCTGGAGATCGCTAAGGAAGAG ATAGCCCAGCTGCGACATGAGCTCTCCATGAGAGACGACCTGCTCCACTTGTACGCCAGCACAGAGGAGATCGAGAACGCCTCCGACTCACACGCACT AATGAAGAGGAACGAGTCGTCTAACTCCCTCAGTAACTTTGTAAATTATGACTTCATACAGCAGAAACTCAAAGGTCTGGAGGAGGAGAACCTCAAACTACGCTGTGAG GCCAATGAACTGACGTCAGAGACCTCTAACTATGAGGAACAAGAGCAGGAGCtgatgatggtgtgtgtggaAGAACTCA CTTCTGTGAATAAGCAGGTGGTGGACCTGTCTGATGAGTTGGCCCGTAAGGTGGAGGACACCCTCAGGCAGCAGGAGGAGATCAGCTCCCTGCTCGCACAAATAGTCAACCTGCAGGCACGCTGCAAAAGG CTCACCACTGACAACGAAGAGCTGACCCAGCACCTGAGTGCCTCGCGGGAGAGCCAATCACAGCTCAAATCAGAG CTAAACTACCTGCAGGACAAGTACTCAGAGTGTGAGGACATGCTACGGGAGGCCAGAGAGGACATTAAGAACCTGCGCAACAAGAGCCTGCCCAACAGCACGGTGCAGCGCTACAGCTCCCTATCAGCCGTGTTCCCCATGGACTCCCTGGCAGCAGAGATAGAGGGCACCTTCCGCAAGGGCCTGGATGTCCCCGCCCCTACCGAGTACAA GAATCACCCGTGGCGCGTGTTTGAGACGGTGAAGGTGGTGAACCAAGCGTCGAGGCTGCGGTCGCGGTGCCACTCCCCCGGCCAGGTGCCCGGCTCCAGCCCTGTGTCGCTGCGCTCCAGCCGTGCCTCCACCCCCCGTACCAGCTACTACGGCTCAGATAGCGCCAGCCTCACCTTGGAGGACAAACCACCTAGTGCCGTATCGAGACTGGCAGAGATGGCACACACTGAGGACAGCAG TGTAAGTGGCCCTAAGCGTCTGGGTATGCCGGGCATGCCTGGAGGCCAGGACCTTGAAGCCGCCCTCCGCTGTTTATCTGACCGCCAGCAGAGCCATGCCTCAGAGCGCCCCTTCTTTGAGGTGGAGCGTGAACGCAAACTCCGCGCCCTGGCCGCCGTCTGCCAGCGGGGCAGCGAGAAGGGTGAGGGGGTGGGCGAGCTGGGCTCCAGCGGGTTCCTTACGCCCAACGACAGCCTGGTGTCCAGCTCGGTGGCGTCGACAGGCACCAACTACTCCAATGGCAGCTCGCTGCACTCCTCGGCCGGATCGGGGGGCTCGCGGTCCTACCTACCTGACCGCCTGCAGATTGTCAAGCCCCTGGAAG GCTCAGTGACCCTGCACAACTGGCAGCAGCTGGCCAAGCCCAACCTGGGAGGTATCCTGCACCCTCGCCCGGGGGTCCTCACCAAAGACTTCCGGGAGCTGGAGATCGACCTCCAACACGTCTACAGCCTCAATGACCTGGAGGAGGACGAGCCTGACCTATTACAGCTCTCCCATGGCCTGGCTGCTGGAGCCCACGGCACCATGG TCACTCCTCCATCCTCTGGCCCCAACCTACCCCAGACCCCTCCCACCCACACCGTCACCACCTGTCGGCGCCACCACCCATccctcctgctcccctccttctccaccaG TGGTAGGAAACGCTGGTCCAAGCACTTTCTCCAGCTCTAA
- the LOC139370409 gene encoding trafficking kinesin-binding protein 1-like isoform X2, which translates to MECDLLERVDRGSHDVSTLTELCSGGDSEVEIVSLLSEGLPNYTLRADCMFGYDHDDWLHTPLLPPEVALGLTHNQIEETLKYFLLCSERVGQVTKTYHDIEAVTHLLEEKERDLELAARIGQSLLKQNRDLTARNELMDEQLEIAKEEIAQLRHELSMRDDLLHLYASTEEIENASDSHALMKRNESSNSLSNFVNYDFIQQKLKGLEEENLKLRCEANELTSETSNYEEQEQELMMVCVEELTSVNKQVVDLSDELARKVEDTLRQQEEISSLLAQIVNLQARCKRLTTDNEELTQHLSASRESQSQLKSELNYLQDKYSECEDMLREAREDIKNLRNKSLPNSTVQRYSSLSAVFPMDSLAAEIEGTFRKGLDVPAPTEYKNHPWRVFETVKVVNQASRLRSRCHSPGQVPGSSPVSLRSSRASTPRTSYYGSDSASLTLEDKPPSAVSRLAEMAHTEDSSVSGPKRLGMPGMPGGQDLEAALRCLSDRQQSHASERPFFEVERERKLRALAAVCQRGSEKGEGVGELGSSGFLTPNDSLVSSSVASTGTNYSNGSSLHSSAGSGGSRSYLPDRLQIVKPLEGSVTLHNWQQLAKPNLGGILHPRPGVLTKDFRELEIDLQHVYSLNDLEEDEPDLLQLSHGLAAGAHGTMVTPPSSGPNLPQTPPTHTVTTCRRHHPSLLLPSFSTSLCSRSLSTRGSCEHLSPTSPSSSNQQHCVLTLDPSQGGGHHSTSTPAPPLSLGLLKLLEEQGISASTLPYPYHQLTPHTSHTRPTTAEEERGGGTCIMEEEGRMNIFSFNLVEKLRSLGLHKVAARGVVD; encoded by the exons ATGGAGTGCGACCTCCTGGAAAGAGTGGATAGGGGAAGCCATGATGTGTCCACCCTCACTG AACTTTGTTCAGGTGGCGATAGTGAGGTGGAGATAGTGAGCCTGCTGTCTGAGGGACTGCCTAACTACACTCTGCGGGCAGACTGCATGTTTGGCTACGACCACGACGACTGGCTCCACACTCCTCTGCTGCCCCCTGAGGTTGCCCTGGGACTCACACACAACCAGATAGAAGAGACACTCAAGTACTTCT TGCTGTGTTCAGAGAGAGTGGGCCAGGTCACTAAGACGTACCATGACATCGAGGCTGTCACCCACCTACTGGAAGAG AAAGAGCGGGACCTCGAGTTGGCGGCCCGGATCGGCCAATCACTGCTCAAGCAGAATCGGGATCTAACGGCACGGAATGAGTTAATGGACGAGCAGCTGGAGATCGCTAAGGAAGAG ATAGCCCAGCTGCGACATGAGCTCTCCATGAGAGACGACCTGCTCCACTTGTACGCCAGCACAGAGGAGATCGAGAACGCCTCCGACTCACACGCACT AATGAAGAGGAACGAGTCGTCTAACTCCCTCAGTAACTTTGTAAATTATGACTTCATACAGCAGAAACTCAAAGGTCTGGAGGAGGAGAACCTCAAACTACGCTGTGAG GCCAATGAACTGACGTCAGAGACCTCTAACTATGAGGAACAAGAGCAGGAGCtgatgatggtgtgtgtggaAGAACTCA CTTCTGTGAATAAGCAGGTGGTGGACCTGTCTGATGAGTTGGCCCGTAAGGTGGAGGACACCCTCAGGCAGCAGGAGGAGATCAGCTCCCTGCTCGCACAAATAGTCAACCTGCAGGCACGCTGCAAAAGG CTCACCACTGACAACGAAGAGCTGACCCAGCACCTGAGTGCCTCGCGGGAGAGCCAATCACAGCTCAAATCAGAG CTAAACTACCTGCAGGACAAGTACTCAGAGTGTGAGGACATGCTACGGGAGGCCAGAGAGGACATTAAGAACCTGCGCAACAAGAGCCTGCCCAACAGCACGGTGCAGCGCTACAGCTCCCTATCAGCCGTGTTCCCCATGGACTCCCTGGCAGCAGAGATAGAGGGCACCTTCCGCAAGGGCCTGGATGTCCCCGCCCCTACCGAGTACAA GAATCACCCGTGGCGCGTGTTTGAGACGGTGAAGGTGGTGAACCAAGCGTCGAGGCTGCGGTCGCGGTGCCACTCCCCCGGCCAGGTGCCCGGCTCCAGCCCTGTGTCGCTGCGCTCCAGCCGTGCCTCCACCCCCCGTACCAGCTACTACGGCTCAGATAGCGCCAGCCTCACCTTGGAGGACAAACCACCTAGTGCCGTATCGAGACTGGCAGAGATGGCACACACTGAGGACAGCAG TGTAAGTGGCCCTAAGCGTCTGGGTATGCCGGGCATGCCTGGAGGCCAGGACCTTGAAGCCGCCCTCCGCTGTTTATCTGACCGCCAGCAGAGCCATGCCTCAGAGCGCCCCTTCTTTGAGGTGGAGCGTGAACGCAAACTCCGCGCCCTGGCCGCCGTCTGCCAGCGGGGCAGCGAGAAGGGTGAGGGGGTGGGCGAGCTGGGCTCCAGCGGGTTCCTTACGCCCAACGACAGCCTGGTGTCCAGCTCGGTGGCGTCGACAGGCACCAACTACTCCAATGGCAGCTCGCTGCACTCCTCGGCCGGATCGGGGGGCTCGCGGTCCTACCTACCTGACCGCCTGCAGATTGTCAAGCCCCTGGAAG GCTCAGTGACCCTGCACAACTGGCAGCAGCTGGCCAAGCCCAACCTGGGAGGTATCCTGCACCCTCGCCCGGGGGTCCTCACCAAAGACTTCCGGGAGCTGGAGATCGACCTCCAACACGTCTACAGCCTCAATGACCTGGAGGAGGACGAGCCTGACCTATTACAGCTCTCCCATGGCCTGGCTGCTGGAGCCCACGGCACCATGG TCACTCCTCCATCCTCTGGCCCCAACCTACCCCAGACCCCTCCCACCCACACCGTCACCACCTGTCGGCGCCACCACCCATccctcctgctcccctccttctccaccaG CCTTTGCTCTCGCAGCCTGTCCACTCGTGGGAGCTGTGAGCATCTGAGTCCCACGTCGCCCTCCTCTTCCAATCAGCAGCACTGTGTGCTGACCTTGGACCCTAGCCAGGGTGGTGGCCAccactccacctccaccccagcaCCTCCTCTGTCACTGGGACTCCTGAAGCTGCTGGAGGAGCAGGGCATCTCTGCCTCCACCCTCCCCTACCCTTACCACCAACTGACCCCACACACATCCCACACACGACCCACAACGGCAGAGGAAGAGCGGGGTGGAGGAACATGCATTatggaggaagaagggagaatgaacattttcagcttcaACCTGGTAGAGAAGCTGAGGAGTCTGGGACTTCACAAGGTGGCAGCCCGAGGCGTGGTGGACTGA